Below is a genomic region from Prolixibacteraceae bacterium.
ATCTACCTCCAGAACGATCTAAGCTCTGCTGTTCCGTATTATCGGTCAATACACAAAAAATAAATGGTTTATTATATTTAAGATTTAGATCTGTAGCACCTTTAGTCGCACCATCACACACAAAGTCAAAATGCCGTGTCTGACCTTGAATTACACATCCGATCAGCACAATAGCATCCACATCTGTATATTCAGCCATCCACTGACCTCCCAATGGCAACTCAAAAGTTCCTGGAACATGCTTCACTATCACATCTTCCTCTGCAACACCATGTTTCACCAAAGTGTCTTTTGCTCCTTGCGCCATATTACCGGTGATATGGTAGTTCCATTCTGCTACCACTAGCCCTATTTTCATTCCTTTTGCAGCAGGTACTGCATCAAAATCGTACTCTGATAAGTTTTTTGTAGCCATGATAATTAATAATAGTGATATACAAAAATAAAAAAAATCCTTCCGACGGGAAGGATTTTCTTTATTTAAAAGAGAGTAAAAACTCTATTATTTCAAACGCTCGATATATTTATTTACCACACGTGCTTCGTTACTCTTAGGATAGTCTTTCTTAACAATCTCAAGATACTTCACCGCGTTTGCTTTATCTCCATTCATTTCGCTAAGCTTAGCCGCTTTGAAAAGATAAAGTGGTGTGGTCATATCGTTCTTCACACTATTAGCTGCTTTCACATACATTTCAACAGCTTTAGTTGTATTATCCAATTGAGCATATGCATCTCCCTGTGCTCCAATAGCGATAGGCTTAAGCATACGATCATCCGTAGAGAAATCTGACAAATATTTGATCGCATCTTCATATTTACCTAATTGTAAATAAGAGATACCAGCATAATAGTTTGCCATATTTGCAGTTGGTGTTCCACCATAGTTATCAATGATATCAAGGAAACCACTATTACCACTGCCATCGCCATTCAATGCAATATCGAATGAATCACGCTCAAAGTTATTTTGTGCTACAAATACCTCAACACGTGCTTTCTCTTCACGAGGTGCTTTATAGTATTTGAAATATCCGATAATCACTACAGCAAGAAGAAATAAGGCTCCAAAGCCCATAGTCAATTTCTTGCTATTCTTTTCCATAAAAACTTCGGCAGAGTTTAGGCTCTCTTCAATCTCGTGAAATTTCTCATCCACCTGATCCGTTTGATCGTGCTTGCTCATATTATATTTTATTATTCTATTTTGCGTTAACTTACTTTTGTATTAAAGGCAAAAATAATTTTTTTTCAATAAAAAACACCTACATTTCATTGTGATTATCTCACAAGTAGCATGTTTTTTGAAGAAAAAAAAGAATCTATCCTCTCAAATAATACCATTAATTTAGGTTCCACAGCTATAAAATTAATACTTTTGTTTGCAATTATGCAAGTAAAAATAGGAAATAAGGATCAGACACCCCATGCATCTCAAGAATCTTTCTGTAATTAACTACAAAAATATCGGTCAAACCGACTTGGATTTCTCTGCCAAATTCAACTGTTTTATTGGAAACAATGGGATGGGTAAGACCAACATATTGGACACGATATACTACCTCTCTTTTTGCAAAAGCTACTTCTCTAGTTCTGACAAGCAGAACGTAAAGCACGATGAAGCCTTCTTCATGCTACAGGGAGCTTACGATCGAAATGGCGAAGAAGAGGTCCTTTACTGTGGTTACAAATCAGGACAAAAGAAGAAGTTCAAACGCGACGACAAAGAGTATCAAAAGCTTTCCGAACACATCGGTTTGTTCCCACTGGTGATCATCTCACCATCCGATCAAAACCTGATCCAAGGAGGTAGTGAAGCTCGTCGTAAATTCATGGATGGAGTCATCTCACAGTACAACAAAGCATTCCTTCAAGATCTAATTGCCTACAATCGCACACTACTTCAACGCAATCAGCTATTGAAACAATTTGCCAGCGAACGCTATTTCGACGAAGAGACACTAATTATATACGACCAACAGCTCATTCACTACGGAACGCGAATTTACGAATCAAGGGCAAGTTTCATCGACACCTTTCTTCCGATCTTCCAACAGCACTACCAATTTATATGCAAAGGCCAAGAGCAAGTAGACTTAGTATATAAATCGTCAATGCACCACACGCCATACGAACAGCTCTTAAAAGAGAGTCGTCAAAAAGATTTGGCGATGGGCTACACCACTATGGGACCACACAAAGACGATTTAGAACTAAAACTAGGCGACTATCTAATGAAAAAGATAGGTTCACAAGGACAGAACAAAAGTTTCTTGATCTCTCTTAAGTTTGCCCAATTCGATTTCATGAAACATTTAAGCCAAGCAACACCAATCTTGGTATTGGATG
It encodes:
- a CDS encoding DNA replication/repair protein RecF is translated as MHLKNLSVINYKNIGQTDLDFSAKFNCFIGNNGMGKTNILDTIYYLSFCKSYFSSSDKQNVKHDEAFFMLQGAYDRNGEEEVLYCGYKSGQKKKFKRDDKEYQKLSEHIGLFPLVIISPSDQNLIQGGSEARRKFMDGVISQYNKAFLQDLIAYNRTLLQRNQLLKQFASERYFDEETLIIYDQQLIHYGTRIYESRASFIDTFLPIFQQHYQFICKGQEQVDLVYKSSMHHTPYEQLLKESRQKDLAMGYTTMGPHKDDLELKLGDYLMKKIGSQGQNKSFLISLKFAQFDFMKHLSQATPILVLDDIFDKLDAQRVEQIIDLVSKDDFGQIFISDTNREHIDQIFHRKGAEYKIFQLNQGEVSEIDPKA
- a CDS encoding tetratricopeptide repeat protein, with translation MSKHDQTDQVDEKFHEIEESLNSAEVFMEKNSKKLTMGFGALFLLAVVIIGYFKYYKAPREEKARVEVFVAQNNFERDSFDIALNGDGSGNSGFLDIIDNYGGTPTANMANYYAGISYLQLGKYEDAIKYLSDFSTDDRMLKPIAIGAQGDAYAQLDNTTKAVEMYVKAANSVKNDMTTPLYLFKAAKLSEMNGDKANAVKYLEIVKKDYPKSNEARVVNKYIERLK
- the ribH gene encoding 6,7-dimethyl-8-ribityllumazine synthase, with the translated sequence MATKNLSEYDFDAVPAAKGMKIGLVVAEWNYHITGNMAQGAKDTLVKHGVAEEDVIVKHVPGTFELPLGGQWMAEYTDVDAIVLIGCVIQGQTRHFDFVCDGATKGATDLNLKYNKPFIFCVLTDNTEQQSLDRSGGRLGNKGDEAAIAAIKMVDLKRQF